ATTGATCCTTTTCTAAACCATACAATTTGATCATCAAATCGTCCAACAAGATAATCTTCTCAATAATATCAAAATCAAAAATTCCAACACGACCGGCTTTTGTCGCCAAAGTCAATCGTATTGAAGCCTGATTTAATTTTTCTTTTGCCTGTTTTTGCTGCGAAATATCAAAAACAACACCATTAAAGACAATTTCACCATTTTTTAATTCTGTGGGATCGGATTCAATCCGAATCCAATGTATCTCTTCTTTATACCAACAACGACCTTCCCATCTTTGGCCTTGTTTTTGTTGTAAGGCCTGATGAGTAGAAATAATCAACGAACTTCGATCTTCCTCATAAATATTATTAAAAATGGCATCGCTATTATTTTTTATTTCTGCTTTATTCAAGCCCAACAATTCGTAAAATTTTTCGCTACAATAATCGTACTTAATCCCTCCATCGGCTTGCATATGCATGGTATAAATCCCCACCGGAATTCGTTTTACTAATTTGTCATAACGTGAATTGCTTTCATATAAGGCTGCTTCAGCTTTTTTTCGATCAGTAACCGACCAGATCGCTTCCATTAATAAAGTGACCTTCAGTACATCGGTTTCATCATAATCAGTTTTTTTATTGGCTAATCCCAGAACCCCAACAATTTGTTTTTTTTGAAAATAGGAACTGTTAAAAAATTATCCAAGTGAACGTGTCCTTGAGGATAGCCTTTTCTTAGGGGATTCTCAACGTTAAAATCATTTACTATAATTGGACCTCGTTGCCGGACTGCTTCTCCCCATATTCCGGTTTTATCAAGTTCATAAATTGTCTGTTTTTGTTTAACTTGACATTCTTTCATTACTGTTTCTGACCATGAGTTTAAAGTAAATTGTTTACTGCTTTCGTCATAATTATAAATATAACCAATTTTACTATCCGTGAACTCAATCGCTTGTTTCATCGAATAATCCAGAAATTCCTGAATTGTTTCCGAAGGATGCTGTAAAATGTTAACAATTCTTTTTAAACGCTCTTCATTTTCCAGTATATGTTTACTAAATTCATTGCCCTTAATAACTTCACATTTTAATTTTTTTAATGCCTGATACGATTGAAGCTGATTGTCAATCTTGATCATCTCAACTTCGACATTAAACGGTCTTGCCAAATAATCCATTGCTCCTAAGTTTAACGCTCTCACTTGCTCTTCAATCTCAAAACTATCTGCAATAAAGATTACTGGGATCGCTTGAGTTTTGTCATTTAATTTAAGTTGTTTACAAATAATGAAGCCTTTACTTTCTGGTAACTGGACATCAATCAAAACTAAATCCGGTTGAATCGTCATGGTATCTTCAAGTGTAGTTTGATCATCGATAGCAAAATAAACAACATATTTTAATTTTAACTGGTCTGTTAATTCTCGAAATATATCTAACCTTCTGCTAACTATTAAAATATTTTGTCTTTCAATTGCTTTCATTTCAGGTTACCTCTCTGTATCTGGCTTCATCGATATCAAAAAATAGTTAGCTTTATAATTATTTTTTGACGCGATCTAACGCCATCCATTATAACATAGGATTTGACCAAACAAATACCTCAATTTTTAAAGTATTCTCAGAAATCTTTTTTTATCGCTTTTTATGTCGCCGGCATTGCTGTAAACTTAGGTAAATAGACCGCACTCTGCACAATATGCTTACCCCCACGCAATCAAAAAACGCACAAAAAGCCTGAAATAAATTCATCAGGCTTTTCGGAAAACAATAAATTTAAGGGTAATCGCTTTTAATTTTGTGCCACAAGAACTTGAGCGATTGTTTCTTCAGTCAAATCATTGAAATCAATATAATCACCCGTCACGATATAAAAAACAGTCTCAAAAATATTCGTAGCATGATCACCAATTCGTTCCAGATAACTGCCGACAAAAATAAATACCGATCCCTGATGAATATTTTTACTATCATCCATCATATATGCCAAACAATCGTGATGAATCTGGATATTCAGCGCATCAATTTCATCTTCCAGATCAACGATTTCTCTTAAATGAGTGATATCTTCATTAATAAATGCCTGTATCGCCAACTTTAATAATTTTTCAGCCAGTTCACACATCCGCGGAATATCCACCAATCGCTTCATATAAACAATATCTGATAATTCCAAAACCCGTTTTGAAACATTCACCGCTAAATCAGCGATCCGTTCCAGATTTGTGATTATTTTATAGGTTGAAGCTAACCGTCTCAAATCCGTTGCTACCGCTCCCTGAGTCGCAATAACCTGACTGACAATGAGCTGAAGCTCAATTTCTTTGGCATCTACCAAATCATCCCGTTCAATCACTGATCTGGCCAAATCTGAATCTTTCGATTTAAGCGCCAAAACTGAATCGGACAACATTTTTTCGGTTATTGCCGACATCAACAAGATCTCATCTTTAATTGTTCTTAATTCTTCGTTATATTCTACTCGCATGATTTATTCTCCTTCTCATCCAAAGCGCCCTGTGATGTAATCCTCTGTCCGTTTATCATTTGGATTGGTGAAAATGACAGGGGTTTCATTAAATTCGATCACCTCACCCATTAGAAAGAAAGCTGTTTTATCAGAAATTCGACCAGCCTGTTGCATTGAGTGCGTGACAATGATAATCGTATAGTCTTGTTTCAAACTCGACATCAAATCTTCAATTTTAGCGGTGGCTATGGGGTCCAGCGCTGAAGTTGGTTCATCCATTAGAATTACCTCAGGATTCATGGCAATGGTTCGCGCAATACAAAGACGTTGCTGCTGACCGCCGGAGAGACCAAGTGCCGACTTATTTAAGCGATCCTTTACTTCATCCCAAAGTGCTGCCTTAACTAAACTTTCCTTAACCAGCGTGTCCAGCACGGTTTTATCTTTCATACCCTGGCATTTTGGACCATAAGCAATGTTTTCATAAATACTCATGGGAAAAGGATTGGGTTTCTGAAAGACCATTCCTACTCGCGTTCGTAAACTGATAACATCAATATCACCATTAATGTCATTGCCATCGAATAAGATCTCTCCTTTTATTTTTACCGAATCGATGAGATCATTCATCCGGTTTAAACACCGTAAAAAAGTTGATTTACCACAACCGGACGGACCAATAAAGGCCGTCACTTCTTTTTCACATATTTCCATATTGATTGATTTGAGAGCTTGAAAATCGCCGTAAAACAAATCAAGGTTTTTCGTGTTAAACTTAATTTTCTTGTCCATATTACTCCTCATTTTTTGTTAAAGACATCCAACTTGTCCGAAGCGATCCGCGACAAGATGTTTAGTACAATAACAATTACAATTATAACAATCCCAATCGCACAAGCCAATTCAATATTACCTTCTTCTTTGGCCACATAATAAGCTTGTACGGTTAGAGTGCTGCCCGGTGAAAACAATGTTCCCGGAATTTGCGCGGCGGTACCGGCGGTTAAAAGCAATGCCGCCGATTCACCAACGACCCGTCCTATACTCAGCAACACCGCGGTCGCAATCCCCGGTACCGCACATGGTAAAACCACCTTAAAAATGGTTTGCAGTTTCGTCGCACCTAATGCCAGCGAACCTTCGCGGAATATCATTGGTACCGTTTTTAAAGCTTCTTCGGTACTTCTGATAATAACCGGTAACAAAATAATCGCAACTGTTAAACTCCCGGAGATCAGGGAAATCTGAAAATTCAAAGCCACAACAAAGAACGCCATCCCAAATAGACCAAAAATGATCGAGGGAATCCCCGCCAGACATTCCGCCGCAAAACGGATCACATTGACCATTTTCCCCGGTTTTGCATATTCGGTTAAATAAATCGCTCCGAAAATGCCTAAAGGCAAGGCAATCACCAACGACAACAACACCATGTATAAGGTTGTTATGATGTTTGATTTAATCCCGCCACCGGGCTGGACAATTTTAATTTTCAATTTGCCGGACTGATTTCCGATTGTAGAAACTACTTCCGCTAGGGACATATCCGTAAAGTCATTGCCATTGATACTTTCAATGACATAATCTGTTCCGACCTTCAGCTTTGTCCCATTTGAGTCTACCGCCTTTAATAACGGCGAATCAGCCTCAATATAAGTAATGACAAACTGCTGTTTTTCTGTCGAATGATTTTTAAAAGTAACTTGCGCTATCGCCGCACCAATGTTTTTGACATAGCTTGGTTTTGTTAAAGCCGTTTCATAGCGATTGTCATAGGGGATTTTATCGTTTAGTGTATTTTGATCGATACTTAGGGGAACATCACTAGACTCGACAAATGCATAAGCCACCGAATCATTAAAATCACGGCTTAAAAAATCCCAATTAATGAGACCAATTCCTTTGACAAAGATAAATCCGATAATAAAAATTAATACACTCAATGTAATTCCCGTGGCCAGATAAATAATCGCTTTTATAAAAAGATCACTTACTCTTCGACTCATCTCAACTGCCCACCTTTGCTTTAACCAATTTATTAACAACAAAATTGATAATCATAATAAAAACAAACAATACCACCCCGGTCGAATATAAGAGTTCCTGATGTACTCCGGATGCATAACCCATTTCCAACGCGATATTTGTGGTAAGGGGACGAATCTGATCAAAGATACTGGTGGGAATACCGGCAATGGGATTACCACAAACCAACATAACGGCCATCGTTTCCCCAATTGCTCGACCAATTCCCAGAATAACACCCGTCATAATTCCTGATCGGGCCGCCGGTAAAACAACCTTAAAGATCGTTTGAATCTTTGATGCTCCCAAGGCATACGAACCTTCCCGATATTCTCTTGGAACAACGCTAATTGAGGTTTCCGAAATACTTACAACAGTTGGCAAAATCATAATTGCTAATACTAAAATCGTAGCCAATAATGATTCCCCCTGAGCCATCGGTGATATTTTAAGTACATAGGGAACAATAATTCCTAAGCCAAAAACCCCATATAAAACGGATGGGATTCCAGCCAGCAATTCAACCGCAAAGCGAATGATTTTACCAAAAGTGGATCCAGCCATCTCGGCAATATAAACAGCGGTCAGGATTGCAACCGGGACACCGATAAGAATTGCTCCTACAGTCGCATAAATGGACCCCATAATCATATAAAAAATACCATACAAATTTGATCCGGGCCGCCATTCAACACCGGTTAAAAATTCAAAAAGTGAATAACTATTAGAAATAAATGGTTTGACGCCGTTATAAAAAACAAAAACTGTAATCGCCAAAACACTGGCTACCGCTACAAATGCACAAATGAAAAAAAAGTTCTCGATTATTTTTTCTTTTTGTTTCTTACGTT
This is a stretch of genomic DNA from Acetobacterium woodii DSM 1030. It encodes these proteins:
- a CDS encoding GAF domain-containing protein; its protein translation is MKAIERQNILIVSRRLDIFRELTDQLKLKYVVYFAIDDQTTLEDTMTIQPDLVLIDVQLPESKGFIICKQLKLNDKTQAIPVIFIADSFEIEEQVRALNLGAMDYLARPFNVEVEMIKIDNQLQSYQALKKLKCEVIKGNEFSKHILENEERLKRIVNILQHPSETIQEFLDYSMKQAIEFTDSKIGYIYNYDESSKQFTLNSWSETVMKECQVKQKQTIYELDKTGIWGEAVRQRGPIIVNDFNVENPLRKGYPQGHVHLDNFLTVPIFKKNKLLGFWD
- the phoU gene encoding phosphate signaling complex protein PhoU, whose translation is MRVEYNEELRTIKDEILLMSAITEKMLSDSVLALKSKDSDLARSVIERDDLVDAKEIELQLIVSQVIATQGAVATDLRRLASTYKIITNLERIADLAVNVSKRVLELSDIVYMKRLVDIPRMCELAEKLLKLAIQAFINEDITHLREIVDLEDEIDALNIQIHHDCLAYMMDDSKNIHQGSVFIFVGSYLERIGDHATNIFETVFYIVTGDYIDFNDLTEETIAQVLVAQN
- the pstB gene encoding phosphate ABC transporter ATP-binding protein PstB; its protein translation is MDKKIKFNTKNLDLFYGDFQALKSINMEICEKEVTAFIGPSGCGKSTFLRCLNRMNDLIDSVKIKGEILFDGNDINGDIDVISLRTRVGMVFQKPNPFPMSIYENIAYGPKCQGMKDKTVLDTLVKESLVKAALWDEVKDRLNKSALGLSGGQQQRLCIARTIAMNPEVILMDEPTSALDPIATAKIEDLMSSLKQDYTIIIVTHSMQQAGRISDKTAFFLMGEVIEFNETPVIFTNPNDKRTEDYITGRFG
- the pstA gene encoding phosphate ABC transporter permease PstA produces the protein MSRRVSDLFIKAIIYLATGITLSVLIFIIGFIFVKGIGLINWDFLSRDFNDSVAYAFVESSDVPLSIDQNTLNDKIPYDNRYETALTKPSYVKNIGAAIAQVTFKNHSTEKQQFVITYIEADSPLLKAVDSNGTKLKVGTDYVIESINGNDFTDMSLAEVVSTIGNQSGKLKIKIVQPGGGIKSNIITTLYMVLLSLVIALPLGIFGAIYLTEYAKPGKMVNVIRFAAECLAGIPSIIFGLFGMAFFVVALNFQISLISGSLTVAIILLPVIIRSTEEALKTVPMIFREGSLALGATKLQTIFKVVLPCAVPGIATAVLLSIGRVVGESAALLLTAGTAAQIPGTLFSPGSTLTVQAYYVAKEEGNIELACAIGIVIIVIVIVLNILSRIASDKLDVFNKK
- the pstC gene encoding phosphate ABC transporter permease subunit PstC, translated to MQAIKRKKQKEKIIENFFFICAFVAVASVLAITVFVFYNGVKPFISNSYSLFEFLTGVEWRPGSNLYGIFYMIMGSIYATVGAILIGVPVAILTAVYIAEMAGSTFGKIIRFAVELLAGIPSVLYGVFGLGIIVPYVLKISPMAQGESLLATILVLAIMILPTVVSISETSISVVPREYREGSYALGASKIQTIFKVVLPAARSGIMTGVILGIGRAIGETMAVMLVCGNPIAGIPTSIFDQIRPLTTNIALEMGYASGVHQELLYSTGVVLFVFIMIINFVVNKLVKAKVGS